Proteins from one Doryrhamphus excisus isolate RoL2022-K1 chromosome 19, RoL_Dexc_1.0, whole genome shotgun sequence genomic window:
- the dtnba gene encoding dystrobrevin, beta a isoform X1 codes for MVMEEGARAGRGRREPLATAGAGGRQILVELGEQNLDAICLSTYRTACKLRFIQKRCNLHLIDIYHVIEAVRDAGLNAVELNAGISVTRLENLVSSLFNQLSKRLPTTHPINPRESTLLLVQFILAAIESEPESRLTVLSVKAILSVLCGGKLVDKLRYVFSQVSDSNGAMVLSKFDYFLREALKVTSAVHERPSFGYTNNMARSCFPQQKRVMLNMFLDIVSDPPRCLVWLPLMHRLANVEHVHHPVTCSYCRSNGMTGFRYRCLRCRGYQLCQNCFWRGNANGSHNNQHQMKEHSSWKSPATKLGRALGKTLGCVSSREPSHPVYPEEPERTINLANIVPSPPIEDTSSAMLLSSRVPESSKSLAAAQRMNEEHALIAAYVNRLQSSPRNVQSPSRQDEEHSLIARYTSRLAESESSGVIPTRSINFDVNKQKRELIAQLECKNREILAEIKRLRSEHDAACQPSPEKGSTNPTLLAELRLLRQRKDELEQRMSSLQESRRELMVQLEGLMKLLKDEEQRQAAQAAGSSQAFPSRPSPSPVRSLGTTSPQMYSPQDSLAGVGGDVQEAFAQGPRRNLRNDLLVAADSITNTVSSLVKELHSDDGREEEERLLNGKDRACHHPRQRRS; via the exons atggtgatggaggagggGGCCCGGGCAGGGAGAGGTAGGAGGGAACCACTGGCCACTGCAGGAGCAGGCGGAAGGCAGATCCTGGTGGAGCTTG GGGAGCAGAACCTTGATGCCATTTGTCTCTCGACGTATCGAACAGCCTGCAAGCTGAGATTCATACAGAAGAGATGCAACT TGCACCTCATCGACATATACCATGTCATCGAAGCGGTGCGCGACGCTGGTCTGAACGCCGTGGAACTGAATGCTGGCATTTCTGTGACCAGGCTGGAGAACCTGGTGTCCTCTCTGTTCAACCAGCTCAGCAAGCGCCTGCCCACCACACACCCCATCAATCCACGAGAGAGCACTCTCCTATTAGTCCAGTTCATACTTGCCGCCATTGAGAG tgaGCCGGAGAGCCGACTGACAGTGCTATCGGTGAAGGCCATTCTGTCTGTGTTGTGTGGAGGAAAACTGGTGGACAAGCTCCGCT ATGTGTTTTCTCAGGTGTCAGACTCCAACGGTGCGATGGTATTGTCCAAATTTGACTATTTTCTAAGAGAGGCCCTCAAAGTGACCTCTGCCGTGCACGAACGACCGTCCTTCGGCTACACGAACAACATGGCTCGCTCCTGTTTCCCACAACAG AAGAGGGTGATGCTCAACATGTTCCTGGACATTGTATCGGACCCTCCCCGTTGTCTTGTCTGGCTGCCGCTAATGCATCGCCTTGCCAACGTGGAGCACG tCCACCATCCCGTGACATGTTCCTACTGTCGCAGCAACGGGATGACAGGCTTCCGCTATCGCTGTCTTCGTTGCCGTGGATACCAACTCTGCCAGAACTGCTTCTGGCGCGGCAATGCCAACGGCTCTCATAACAACCAGCATCAGATGAAGGAGCACTCATCCTGG AAGTCGCCTGCCACTAAGCTGGGCCGAGCGCTGGGCAAAACCCTGGGCTGCGTGTCGTCCAGGGAGCCCTCCCACCCAGTTTACCCAGAAGAACCCGAGAGGACCATAAATCTTGCAAATATAGT CCCTTCTCCACCCATTGAGGACACAAGTTCAGCCATGTTGCTGTCCTCACGAGTGCCAGAGTCCTCCAAGAG TTTGGCTGCAGCTCAGCGCATGAACGAGGAACACGCTTTGATCGCCGCTTATGTGAATCGCCTCCAGAGCAGTCCACG CAATGTGCAAAGCCCCAGCAGGCAAGACGAGGAACACTCGCTCATCGCCCGCTACACCTCTCGACTGGCAGAGAGTGAAAGCTCCGGG GTGATACCCACGCGGAGCATTAACTTTGATGTGAACAAACAGAAACGGGAGCTTATTGCTCAGCTGGAATGTAAAAACAG AGAGATTTTGGCAGAGATCAAACGTCTCCGCTCGGAACACGACGCCGCATGCCAGCCCAGTCCTGAGAAGGGCAGCACCAACCCAACTCTCCTGGCTGAGCTTCGCCTGCTCAG ACAGAGGAAAGACGAACTGGAGCAGAGGATGTCGTCTCTACAAGAGAGCAGGAGAGAACTGATGGTTCAGCTGGAGGGACTGATGAAGCTTCTCAAG GATGAGGAACAGCGACAGGCA GCGCAGGCAGCTGGTTCTTCTCAAGCTTTTCCTTCCCGGCCGAGTCCATCGCCTGTCCGCTCACTCGGTACCACGTCTCCCCAGATGTATTCGCCCCAAGACTCCCTCGCTGGGGTGGGCGGGGACGTACAAGAGGCTTTTGCCCAAG GCCCCAGAAGAAACCTGAGAAACGACCTCCTTGTGGCAGCCGACTCCATCACCAACACTGTGTCCTCGCTGGTCAAAGAGCTTCATTCTG ATGACGGtcgggaggaagaggagaggttGCTCAACGGCAAGGACAGAG CATGTCATCATCCCCGCCAAAGGAGAAGCTAA
- the dtnba gene encoding dystrobrevin, beta a isoform X4 produces MVMEEGARAGRGRREPLATAGAGGRQILVELGEQNLDAICLSTYRTACKLRFIQKRCNLHLIDIYHVIEAVRDAGLNAVELNAGISVTRLENLVSSLFNQLSKRLPTTHPINPRESTLLLVQFILAAIESEPESRLTVLSVKAILSVLCGGKLVDKLRYVFSQVSDSNGAMVLSKFDYFLREALKVTSAVHERPSFGYTNNMARSCFPQQKRVMLNMFLDIVSDPPRCLVWLPLMHRLANVEHVHHPVTCSYCRSNGMTGFRYRCLRCRGYQLCQNCFWRGNANGSHNNQHQMKEHSSWKSPATKLGRALGKTLGCVSSREPSHPVYPEEPERTINLANIVPSPPIEDTSSAMLLSSRVPESSKSLAAAQRMNEEHALIAAYVNRLQSSPRNVQSPSRQDEEHSLIARYTSRLAESESSGVIPTRSINFDVNKQKRELIAQLECKNREILAEIKRLRSEHDAACQPSPEKGSTNPTLLAELRLLRQRKDELEQRMSSLQESRRELMVQLEGLMKLLKDEEQRQAAQAAGSSQAFPSRPSPSPVRSLGTTSPQMYSPQDSLAGVGGDVQEAFAQGPRRNLRNDLLVAADSITNTVSSLVKELHSDDGREEEERLLNGKDRAG; encoded by the exons atggtgatggaggagggGGCCCGGGCAGGGAGAGGTAGGAGGGAACCACTGGCCACTGCAGGAGCAGGCGGAAGGCAGATCCTGGTGGAGCTTG GGGAGCAGAACCTTGATGCCATTTGTCTCTCGACGTATCGAACAGCCTGCAAGCTGAGATTCATACAGAAGAGATGCAACT TGCACCTCATCGACATATACCATGTCATCGAAGCGGTGCGCGACGCTGGTCTGAACGCCGTGGAACTGAATGCTGGCATTTCTGTGACCAGGCTGGAGAACCTGGTGTCCTCTCTGTTCAACCAGCTCAGCAAGCGCCTGCCCACCACACACCCCATCAATCCACGAGAGAGCACTCTCCTATTAGTCCAGTTCATACTTGCCGCCATTGAGAG tgaGCCGGAGAGCCGACTGACAGTGCTATCGGTGAAGGCCATTCTGTCTGTGTTGTGTGGAGGAAAACTGGTGGACAAGCTCCGCT ATGTGTTTTCTCAGGTGTCAGACTCCAACGGTGCGATGGTATTGTCCAAATTTGACTATTTTCTAAGAGAGGCCCTCAAAGTGACCTCTGCCGTGCACGAACGACCGTCCTTCGGCTACACGAACAACATGGCTCGCTCCTGTTTCCCACAACAG AAGAGGGTGATGCTCAACATGTTCCTGGACATTGTATCGGACCCTCCCCGTTGTCTTGTCTGGCTGCCGCTAATGCATCGCCTTGCCAACGTGGAGCACG tCCACCATCCCGTGACATGTTCCTACTGTCGCAGCAACGGGATGACAGGCTTCCGCTATCGCTGTCTTCGTTGCCGTGGATACCAACTCTGCCAGAACTGCTTCTGGCGCGGCAATGCCAACGGCTCTCATAACAACCAGCATCAGATGAAGGAGCACTCATCCTGG AAGTCGCCTGCCACTAAGCTGGGCCGAGCGCTGGGCAAAACCCTGGGCTGCGTGTCGTCCAGGGAGCCCTCCCACCCAGTTTACCCAGAAGAACCCGAGAGGACCATAAATCTTGCAAATATAGT CCCTTCTCCACCCATTGAGGACACAAGTTCAGCCATGTTGCTGTCCTCACGAGTGCCAGAGTCCTCCAAGAG TTTGGCTGCAGCTCAGCGCATGAACGAGGAACACGCTTTGATCGCCGCTTATGTGAATCGCCTCCAGAGCAGTCCACG CAATGTGCAAAGCCCCAGCAGGCAAGACGAGGAACACTCGCTCATCGCCCGCTACACCTCTCGACTGGCAGAGAGTGAAAGCTCCGGG GTGATACCCACGCGGAGCATTAACTTTGATGTGAACAAACAGAAACGGGAGCTTATTGCTCAGCTGGAATGTAAAAACAG AGAGATTTTGGCAGAGATCAAACGTCTCCGCTCGGAACACGACGCCGCATGCCAGCCCAGTCCTGAGAAGGGCAGCACCAACCCAACTCTCCTGGCTGAGCTTCGCCTGCTCAG ACAGAGGAAAGACGAACTGGAGCAGAGGATGTCGTCTCTACAAGAGAGCAGGAGAGAACTGATGGTTCAGCTGGAGGGACTGATGAAGCTTCTCAAG GATGAGGAACAGCGACAGGCA GCGCAGGCAGCTGGTTCTTCTCAAGCTTTTCCTTCCCGGCCGAGTCCATCGCCTGTCCGCTCACTCGGTACCACGTCTCCCCAGATGTATTCGCCCCAAGACTCCCTCGCTGGGGTGGGCGGGGACGTACAAGAGGCTTTTGCCCAAG GCCCCAGAAGAAACCTGAGAAACGACCTCCTTGTGGCAGCCGACTCCATCACCAACACTGTGTCCTCGCTGGTCAAAGAGCTTCATTCTG ATGACGGtcgggaggaagaggagaggttGCTCAACGGCAAGGACAGAG CAGGTTAA
- the dtnba gene encoding dystrobrevin, beta a isoform X6 encodes MVMEEGARAGRGRREPLATAGAGGRQILVELGEQNLDAICLSTYRTACKLRFIQKRCNLHLIDIYHVIEAVRDAGLNAVELNAGISVTRLENLVSSLFNQLSKRLPTTHPINPRESTLLLVQFILAAIESEPESRLTVLSVKAILSVLCGGKLVDKLRYVFSQVSDSNGAMVLSKFDYFLREALKVTSAVHERPSFGYTNNMARSCFPQQKRVMLNMFLDIVSDPPRCLVWLPLMHRLANVEHVHHPVTCSYCRSNGMTGFRYRCLRCRGYQLCQNCFWRGNANGSHNNQHQMKEHSSWKSPATKLGRALGKTLGCVSSREPSHPVYPEEPERTINLANIVPSPPIEDTSSAMLLSSRVPESSKSNVQSPSRQDEEHSLIARYTSRLAESESSGVIPTRSINFDVNKQKRELIAQLECKNREILAEIKRLRSEHDAACQPSPEKGSTNPTLLAELRLLRQRKDELEQRMSSLQESRRELMVQLEGLMKLLKDEEQRQAAQAAGSSQAFPSRPSPSPVRSLGTTSPQMYSPQDSLAGVGGDVQEAFAQGPRRNLRNDLLVAADSITNTVSSLVKELHSDDGREEEERLLNGKDRACHHPRQRRS; translated from the exons atggtgatggaggagggGGCCCGGGCAGGGAGAGGTAGGAGGGAACCACTGGCCACTGCAGGAGCAGGCGGAAGGCAGATCCTGGTGGAGCTTG GGGAGCAGAACCTTGATGCCATTTGTCTCTCGACGTATCGAACAGCCTGCAAGCTGAGATTCATACAGAAGAGATGCAACT TGCACCTCATCGACATATACCATGTCATCGAAGCGGTGCGCGACGCTGGTCTGAACGCCGTGGAACTGAATGCTGGCATTTCTGTGACCAGGCTGGAGAACCTGGTGTCCTCTCTGTTCAACCAGCTCAGCAAGCGCCTGCCCACCACACACCCCATCAATCCACGAGAGAGCACTCTCCTATTAGTCCAGTTCATACTTGCCGCCATTGAGAG tgaGCCGGAGAGCCGACTGACAGTGCTATCGGTGAAGGCCATTCTGTCTGTGTTGTGTGGAGGAAAACTGGTGGACAAGCTCCGCT ATGTGTTTTCTCAGGTGTCAGACTCCAACGGTGCGATGGTATTGTCCAAATTTGACTATTTTCTAAGAGAGGCCCTCAAAGTGACCTCTGCCGTGCACGAACGACCGTCCTTCGGCTACACGAACAACATGGCTCGCTCCTGTTTCCCACAACAG AAGAGGGTGATGCTCAACATGTTCCTGGACATTGTATCGGACCCTCCCCGTTGTCTTGTCTGGCTGCCGCTAATGCATCGCCTTGCCAACGTGGAGCACG tCCACCATCCCGTGACATGTTCCTACTGTCGCAGCAACGGGATGACAGGCTTCCGCTATCGCTGTCTTCGTTGCCGTGGATACCAACTCTGCCAGAACTGCTTCTGGCGCGGCAATGCCAACGGCTCTCATAACAACCAGCATCAGATGAAGGAGCACTCATCCTGG AAGTCGCCTGCCACTAAGCTGGGCCGAGCGCTGGGCAAAACCCTGGGCTGCGTGTCGTCCAGGGAGCCCTCCCACCCAGTTTACCCAGAAGAACCCGAGAGGACCATAAATCTTGCAAATATAGT CCCTTCTCCACCCATTGAGGACACAAGTTCAGCCATGTTGCTGTCCTCACGAGTGCCAGAGTCCTCCAAGAG CAATGTGCAAAGCCCCAGCAGGCAAGACGAGGAACACTCGCTCATCGCCCGCTACACCTCTCGACTGGCAGAGAGTGAAAGCTCCGGG GTGATACCCACGCGGAGCATTAACTTTGATGTGAACAAACAGAAACGGGAGCTTATTGCTCAGCTGGAATGTAAAAACAG AGAGATTTTGGCAGAGATCAAACGTCTCCGCTCGGAACACGACGCCGCATGCCAGCCCAGTCCTGAGAAGGGCAGCACCAACCCAACTCTCCTGGCTGAGCTTCGCCTGCTCAG ACAGAGGAAAGACGAACTGGAGCAGAGGATGTCGTCTCTACAAGAGAGCAGGAGAGAACTGATGGTTCAGCTGGAGGGACTGATGAAGCTTCTCAAG GATGAGGAACAGCGACAGGCA GCGCAGGCAGCTGGTTCTTCTCAAGCTTTTCCTTCCCGGCCGAGTCCATCGCCTGTCCGCTCACTCGGTACCACGTCTCCCCAGATGTATTCGCCCCAAGACTCCCTCGCTGGGGTGGGCGGGGACGTACAAGAGGCTTTTGCCCAAG GCCCCAGAAGAAACCTGAGAAACGACCTCCTTGTGGCAGCCGACTCCATCACCAACACTGTGTCCTCGCTGGTCAAAGAGCTTCATTCTG ATGACGGtcgggaggaagaggagaggttGCTCAACGGCAAGGACAGAG CATGTCATCATCCCCGCCAAAGGAGAAGCTAA
- the dtnba gene encoding dystrobrevin, beta a isoform X7: MVMEEGARAGRGRREPLATAGAGGRQILVELGEQNLDAICLSTYRTACKLRFIQKRCNLHLIDIYHVIEAVRDAGLNAVELNAGISVTRLENLVSSLFNQLSKRLPTTHPINPRESTLLLVQFILAAIESEPESRLTVLSVKAILSVLCGGKLVDKLRYVFSQVSDSNGAMVLSKFDYFLREALKVTSAVHERPSFGYTNNMARSCFPQQKRVMLNMFLDIVSDPPRCLVWLPLMHRLANVEHVHHPVTCSYCRSNGMTGFRYRCLRCRGYQLCQNCFWRGNANGSHNNQHQMKEHSSWKSPATKLGRALGKTLGCVSSREPSHPVYPEEPERTINLANIVPSPPIEDTSSAMLLSSRVPESSKSNVQSPSRQDEEHSLIARYTSRLAESESSGVIPTRSINFDVNKQKRELIAQLECKNREILAEIKRLRSEHDAACQPSPEKGSTNPTLLAELRLLRQRKDELEQRMSSLQESRRELMVQLEGLMKLLKAQAAGSSQAFPSRPSPSPVRSLGTTSPQMYSPQDSLAGVGGDVQEAFAQGPRRNLRNDLLVAADSITNTVSSLVKELHSDDGREEEERLLNGKDRACHHPRQRRS, from the exons atggtgatggaggagggGGCCCGGGCAGGGAGAGGTAGGAGGGAACCACTGGCCACTGCAGGAGCAGGCGGAAGGCAGATCCTGGTGGAGCTTG GGGAGCAGAACCTTGATGCCATTTGTCTCTCGACGTATCGAACAGCCTGCAAGCTGAGATTCATACAGAAGAGATGCAACT TGCACCTCATCGACATATACCATGTCATCGAAGCGGTGCGCGACGCTGGTCTGAACGCCGTGGAACTGAATGCTGGCATTTCTGTGACCAGGCTGGAGAACCTGGTGTCCTCTCTGTTCAACCAGCTCAGCAAGCGCCTGCCCACCACACACCCCATCAATCCACGAGAGAGCACTCTCCTATTAGTCCAGTTCATACTTGCCGCCATTGAGAG tgaGCCGGAGAGCCGACTGACAGTGCTATCGGTGAAGGCCATTCTGTCTGTGTTGTGTGGAGGAAAACTGGTGGACAAGCTCCGCT ATGTGTTTTCTCAGGTGTCAGACTCCAACGGTGCGATGGTATTGTCCAAATTTGACTATTTTCTAAGAGAGGCCCTCAAAGTGACCTCTGCCGTGCACGAACGACCGTCCTTCGGCTACACGAACAACATGGCTCGCTCCTGTTTCCCACAACAG AAGAGGGTGATGCTCAACATGTTCCTGGACATTGTATCGGACCCTCCCCGTTGTCTTGTCTGGCTGCCGCTAATGCATCGCCTTGCCAACGTGGAGCACG tCCACCATCCCGTGACATGTTCCTACTGTCGCAGCAACGGGATGACAGGCTTCCGCTATCGCTGTCTTCGTTGCCGTGGATACCAACTCTGCCAGAACTGCTTCTGGCGCGGCAATGCCAACGGCTCTCATAACAACCAGCATCAGATGAAGGAGCACTCATCCTGG AAGTCGCCTGCCACTAAGCTGGGCCGAGCGCTGGGCAAAACCCTGGGCTGCGTGTCGTCCAGGGAGCCCTCCCACCCAGTTTACCCAGAAGAACCCGAGAGGACCATAAATCTTGCAAATATAGT CCCTTCTCCACCCATTGAGGACACAAGTTCAGCCATGTTGCTGTCCTCACGAGTGCCAGAGTCCTCCAAGAG CAATGTGCAAAGCCCCAGCAGGCAAGACGAGGAACACTCGCTCATCGCCCGCTACACCTCTCGACTGGCAGAGAGTGAAAGCTCCGGG GTGATACCCACGCGGAGCATTAACTTTGATGTGAACAAACAGAAACGGGAGCTTATTGCTCAGCTGGAATGTAAAAACAG AGAGATTTTGGCAGAGATCAAACGTCTCCGCTCGGAACACGACGCCGCATGCCAGCCCAGTCCTGAGAAGGGCAGCACCAACCCAACTCTCCTGGCTGAGCTTCGCCTGCTCAG ACAGAGGAAAGACGAACTGGAGCAGAGGATGTCGTCTCTACAAGAGAGCAGGAGAGAACTGATGGTTCAGCTGGAGGGACTGATGAAGCTTCTCAAG GCGCAGGCAGCTGGTTCTTCTCAAGCTTTTCCTTCCCGGCCGAGTCCATCGCCTGTCCGCTCACTCGGTACCACGTCTCCCCAGATGTATTCGCCCCAAGACTCCCTCGCTGGGGTGGGCGGGGACGTACAAGAGGCTTTTGCCCAAG GCCCCAGAAGAAACCTGAGAAACGACCTCCTTGTGGCAGCCGACTCCATCACCAACACTGTGTCCTCGCTGGTCAAAGAGCTTCATTCTG ATGACGGtcgggaggaagaggagaggttGCTCAACGGCAAGGACAGAG CATGTCATCATCCCCGCCAAAGGAGAAGCTAA
- the dtnba gene encoding dystrobrevin, beta a isoform X5, which yields MVMEEGARAGRGRREPLATAGAGGRQILVELGEQNLDAICLSTYRTACKLRFIQKRCNLHLIDIYHVIEAVRDAGLNAVELNAGISVTRLENLVSSLFNQLSKRLPTTHPINPRESTLLLVQFILAAIESEPESRLTVLSVKAILSVLCGGKLVDKLRYVFSQVSDSNGAMVLSKFDYFLREALKVTSAVHERPSFGYTNNMARSCFPQQKRVMLNMFLDIVSDPPRCLVWLPLMHRLANVEHVHHPVTCSYCRSNGMTGFRYRCLRCRGYQLCQNCFWRGNANGSHNNQHQMKEHSSWKSPATKLGRALGKTLGCVSSREPSHPVYPEEPERTINLANIVPSPPIEDTSSAMLLSSRVPESSKSLAAAQRMNEEHALIAAYVNRLQSSPRNVQSPSRQDEEHSLIARYTSRLAESESSGVIPTRSINFDVNKQKRELIAQLECKNREILAEIKRLRSEHDAACQPSPEKGSTNPTLLAELRLLRQRKDELEQRMSSLQESRRELMVQLEGLMKLLKDEEQRQAAQAAGSSQAFPSRPSPSPVRSLGTTSPQMYSPQDSLAGVGGDVQEAFAQGPRRNLRNDLLVAADSITNTVSSLVKELHSDDGREEEERLLNGKDRG from the exons atggtgatggaggagggGGCCCGGGCAGGGAGAGGTAGGAGGGAACCACTGGCCACTGCAGGAGCAGGCGGAAGGCAGATCCTGGTGGAGCTTG GGGAGCAGAACCTTGATGCCATTTGTCTCTCGACGTATCGAACAGCCTGCAAGCTGAGATTCATACAGAAGAGATGCAACT TGCACCTCATCGACATATACCATGTCATCGAAGCGGTGCGCGACGCTGGTCTGAACGCCGTGGAACTGAATGCTGGCATTTCTGTGACCAGGCTGGAGAACCTGGTGTCCTCTCTGTTCAACCAGCTCAGCAAGCGCCTGCCCACCACACACCCCATCAATCCACGAGAGAGCACTCTCCTATTAGTCCAGTTCATACTTGCCGCCATTGAGAG tgaGCCGGAGAGCCGACTGACAGTGCTATCGGTGAAGGCCATTCTGTCTGTGTTGTGTGGAGGAAAACTGGTGGACAAGCTCCGCT ATGTGTTTTCTCAGGTGTCAGACTCCAACGGTGCGATGGTATTGTCCAAATTTGACTATTTTCTAAGAGAGGCCCTCAAAGTGACCTCTGCCGTGCACGAACGACCGTCCTTCGGCTACACGAACAACATGGCTCGCTCCTGTTTCCCACAACAG AAGAGGGTGATGCTCAACATGTTCCTGGACATTGTATCGGACCCTCCCCGTTGTCTTGTCTGGCTGCCGCTAATGCATCGCCTTGCCAACGTGGAGCACG tCCACCATCCCGTGACATGTTCCTACTGTCGCAGCAACGGGATGACAGGCTTCCGCTATCGCTGTCTTCGTTGCCGTGGATACCAACTCTGCCAGAACTGCTTCTGGCGCGGCAATGCCAACGGCTCTCATAACAACCAGCATCAGATGAAGGAGCACTCATCCTGG AAGTCGCCTGCCACTAAGCTGGGCCGAGCGCTGGGCAAAACCCTGGGCTGCGTGTCGTCCAGGGAGCCCTCCCACCCAGTTTACCCAGAAGAACCCGAGAGGACCATAAATCTTGCAAATATAGT CCCTTCTCCACCCATTGAGGACACAAGTTCAGCCATGTTGCTGTCCTCACGAGTGCCAGAGTCCTCCAAGAG TTTGGCTGCAGCTCAGCGCATGAACGAGGAACACGCTTTGATCGCCGCTTATGTGAATCGCCTCCAGAGCAGTCCACG CAATGTGCAAAGCCCCAGCAGGCAAGACGAGGAACACTCGCTCATCGCCCGCTACACCTCTCGACTGGCAGAGAGTGAAAGCTCCGGG GTGATACCCACGCGGAGCATTAACTTTGATGTGAACAAACAGAAACGGGAGCTTATTGCTCAGCTGGAATGTAAAAACAG AGAGATTTTGGCAGAGATCAAACGTCTCCGCTCGGAACACGACGCCGCATGCCAGCCCAGTCCTGAGAAGGGCAGCACCAACCCAACTCTCCTGGCTGAGCTTCGCCTGCTCAG ACAGAGGAAAGACGAACTGGAGCAGAGGATGTCGTCTCTACAAGAGAGCAGGAGAGAACTGATGGTTCAGCTGGAGGGACTGATGAAGCTTCTCAAG GATGAGGAACAGCGACAGGCA GCGCAGGCAGCTGGTTCTTCTCAAGCTTTTCCTTCCCGGCCGAGTCCATCGCCTGTCCGCTCACTCGGTACCACGTCTCCCCAGATGTATTCGCCCCAAGACTCCCTCGCTGGGGTGGGCGGGGACGTACAAGAGGCTTTTGCCCAAG GCCCCAGAAGAAACCTGAGAAACGACCTCCTTGTGGCAGCCGACTCCATCACCAACACTGTGTCCTCGCTGGTCAAAGAGCTTCATTCTG ATGACGGtcgggaggaagaggagaggttGCTCAACGGCAAGGACAGAG GTTAA